From one Butyricimonas faecihominis genomic stretch:
- a CDS encoding (Fe-S)-binding protein, with translation MQQYEYTNKIYYDHFVLPFTIGLVVLLGYLCVKYYKWIKSFPKEERKKIRKGLFSFKTIRSGWEIFRESLLHHNIFKTNPMLGYMHMTFAFGWFLLIVVGKIESMVYHTSAFNPPYFAIFFRYFHPAKETFPYSEFFAFLMDLILTFLLIGILLAVTKRFCSRIFGMKKTTKQRAYDLLILTVLWLIFPVRFLAESFTSGLNGGGSFLTHNAGDFFSGFLPLESLSYPAWWLYSSLLGLFFLLLPFSRYMHIPTEMVYIFLKNWGVKQGKEYNGFSEIQVNSCSRCGICINTCQLNTSCNINDTQPVYFLRRLRNREEYAQQAEDCLMCGRCENSCPVGINLNAIRQSKRPDILRVTKDTYAYVPQPKVKPAKVAYFAGCMSHLTPGIIKSMQQIFEKAKANYTFIDEQAGVCCGRPLALSGNWKAAQVVMDKNLQMIDASQADILVTSCPICYKTFKEDYLLNIKVMHHTEYIDMLIQEGQLKVNALDLKTVFHNPCELGRGCGVVDAPESVLKQVSQKISTAYDGKKSLCCGGSLANTAIDSTQKTKISSDTVKAYAAYQPDVIVTACPLCKKTLGKTSPEIPVKDIAELVAEA, from the coding sequence ATGCAGCAATACGAATACACGAACAAAATATATTACGATCACTTTGTCCTGCCGTTCACGATCGGACTGGTCGTGCTACTGGGATACTTGTGCGTGAAATACTACAAGTGGATCAAAAGCTTTCCGAAAGAAGAACGTAAAAAAATCCGCAAAGGCTTGTTCAGTTTCAAGACCATTCGTTCCGGTTGGGAAATCTTCCGGGAAAGCTTGTTGCATCATAATATATTCAAAACGAACCCGATGCTGGGATACATGCACATGACCTTTGCTTTCGGATGGTTCTTGTTGATCGTTGTCGGGAAAATCGAATCCATGGTTTACCATACCAGTGCTTTCAACCCACCTTATTTTGCTATCTTTTTCCGTTATTTCCACCCGGCAAAAGAGACATTCCCGTACAGCGAGTTTTTCGCGTTCTTGATGGACTTGATTCTGACATTCCTATTAATCGGTATCTTACTGGCTGTCACCAAACGTTTCTGTTCCCGCATTTTCGGTATGAAGAAAACCACGAAACAACGGGCTTACGATTTGCTTATATTAACCGTACTTTGGCTTATTTTCCCGGTACGTTTCCTAGCAGAAAGTTTCACTAGCGGTCTGAACGGTGGAGGTAGCTTCCTCACGCATAACGCGGGTGACTTTTTCAGCGGATTTCTACCCTTAGAAAGTTTATCTTATCCTGCTTGGTGGCTTTACTCCTCCTTGCTTGGACTATTCTTCCTACTATTACCATTTTCCCGGTACATGCATATCCCGACTGAAATGGTCTATATCTTCCTAAAAAACTGGGGAGTAAAACAAGGTAAAGAATATAACGGATTCAGTGAAATACAGGTCAATTCCTGTTCCCGTTGCGGAATATGTATCAACACTTGTCAATTAAACACGTCCTGTAATATAAATGACACGCAACCCGTCTATTTTCTCCGTCGCCTGCGTAATCGAGAGGAATATGCCCAACAAGCGGAAGACTGCCTGATGTGCGGACGTTGCGAGAATTCATGTCCCGTGGGCATTAACCTGAATGCCATCCGCCAAAGCAAAAGACCGGATATATTAAGAGTTACAAAAGACACGTATGCTTATGTTCCCCAACCGAAAGTGAAACCCGCTAAAGTCGCTTACTTTGCCGGATGTATGAGTCATCTTACCCCGGGCATTATAAAATCCATGCAACAGATTTTCGAAAAGGCAAAAGCGAACTACACGTTCATTGATGAACAAGCCGGAGTTTGTTGCGGGCGTCCGTTAGCTCTTTCCGGGAACTGGAAAGCGGCGCAAGTGGTCATGGATAAAAACCTACAAATGATTGATGCCTCACAGGCCGATATATTGGTTACCTCCTGCCCGATCTGTTACAAAACTTTCAAGGAGGATTACCTGTTGAATATAAAAGTCATGCACCACACGGAATATATCGACATGCTGATTCAGGAAGGGCAATTAAAGGTCAACGCCCTTGATCTGAAGACCGTGTTCCATAACCCGTGTGAACTGGGAAGAGGCTGCGGTGTCGTTGACGCCCCCGAAAGCGTATTGAAACAAGTAAGTCAGAAAATCTCGACAGCCTATGACGGGAAGAAATCACTCTGTTGCGGGGGTAGCTTGGCAAATACGGCCATTGATTCCACGCAAAAAACGAAAATTAGTAGTGATACCGTGAAAGCATATGCGGCATACCAGCCGGATGTTATTGTCACGGCCTGTCCGCTATGTAAAAAAACATTGGGTAAAACCTCACCGGAAATCCCGGTAAAAGATATTGCAGAACTGGTTGCAGAAGCCTAA
- a CDS encoding PdxA family protein, whose product MENRLNVGITHGDVNGISYELIIKLLAENRICELCVPILYGSPKVAAYYRKVLNIENFSLNTIREPGEANGKRSNIINCVDDNVKVDLGKETPESDQATMVALKYALDQLDRDEIDVLTLAPQGPNAFFTEEAGSLVEYLGKRYNTTDIMSILVSEKIKMGFVTEQVKLRDVPHQVTQKNIFKKLTLLDDTLRQDFTILKPKIAVLGLNPQVNCGQNGDEEVNVIIPAIERAREEGIMAIGPFSAERFFSERMYEKFDAVLAMYYDQGVVAFKSVDEESAACYIAGLPVICSMSLTDPHYDIVGQNLGDEQGLRNALYLAMDVCVHREQNIELQKNPLPHYDIATNSNESDLNVEQIEGVRAELED is encoded by the coding sequence ATGGAAAACAGATTAAATGTAGGAATCACGCACGGGGATGTAAACGGAATATCTTATGAGTTGATCATAAAATTGTTGGCAGAGAATCGGATTTGTGAGTTGTGTGTTCCTATCCTATACGGGTCGCCTAAAGTGGCCGCCTACTACCGGAAGGTATTAAATATTGAGAACTTCAGTTTAAACACGATTCGTGAGCCGGGTGAGGCCAACGGGAAACGATCCAATATCATCAATTGCGTGGATGATAACGTGAAGGTTGATCTTGGAAAAGAGACTCCCGAATCGGATCAGGCTACTATGGTTGCTTTGAAATATGCCTTGGATCAATTGGATCGGGACGAGATTGATGTGTTGACGCTGGCTCCTCAGGGACCGAATGCGTTCTTCACGGAAGAGGCCGGGTCTTTGGTGGAATATTTGGGTAAGCGTTATAATACCACGGATATTATGTCCATCTTGGTGAGCGAAAAGATAAAGATGGGTTTCGTGACCGAACAGGTTAAATTACGAGATGTGCCACATCAAGTTACACAAAAGAATATCTTCAAGAAATTAACCTTGCTGGATGATACTTTGCGTCAGGATTTTACTATTTTGAAACCAAAGATTGCTGTTCTGGGGCTAAACCCACAGGTAAATTGCGGTCAGAATGGAGATGAAGAAGTGAATGTTATTATTCCGGCGATTGAGCGAGCTAGAGAAGAGGGAATTATGGCCATTGGCCCATTCTCTGCCGAACGTTTCTTCTCGGAGAGAATGTACGAGAAATTTGACGCTGTTCTCGCCATGTATTACGATCAGGGGGTTGTGGCATTTAAGTCCGTGGACGAAGAAAGTGCCGCTTGTTATATTGCCGGGTTACCTGTGATTTGTTCGATGTCTTTAACAGATCCTCATTATGATATTGTAGGTCAGAATCTGGGTGATGAACAAGGACTTCGTAATGCTCTTTATTTGGCGATGGATGTTTGCGTGCATCGTGAACAAAATATCGAGTTACAGAAAAACCCGCTTCCACATTATGACATTGCCACAAATAGTAATGAGAGCGATTTGAACGTGGAACAGATTGAGGGAGTAAGAGCGGAACTTGAAGATTAA
- the pnp gene encoding polyribonucleotide nucleotidyltransferase: MNIIEKSITLKDGRVITLETGKLAKQADGAVMLKMGNTMLLATVCSAQEAGPDVDFMPLSVDYKEKFSAVGRFPGGFTRREGRASDYEILVSRLIDRALRPLFPDDYHAETFVQVTLYSADEESMPDCLAGLAASAAIAVSDIPFHGPISEVRVARVNGELMINPTKSELATADLDIMVAATYENIMMVEGEMNEVSEKEMLDAIKFAHEAIKDHCLVQMELAKAVNKEKRAYCHEVNDEELRKDIWAKCYDKAYAVARQCNADKHLREKLFTEVKEEYLESLPEEEREAKKNMVSRYYHDVEKEAVRRMILDEGLRLDGRTTEQIRPIWCEAGPLPGPHGSSIFTRGETQSLSTVTLGTKLDEKIIDEATEQGKEKFLLHYNFPPFSTGEAKASRGVGRREVGHGNLAHRALKRMLPDNYPYTVRVVSDILESNGSSSMATVCAGTLALMDAGIPIKKPVTGIAMGLITDNEKYAVLSDILGDEDHLGDMDFKVTGTVDGITATQMDIKVDGLPYEILEKALDQARRGRLHIMNIIKETLPEPRPDLKPHAPRMVTLTVDKDQIGAIIGPGGKIIQDIQEKSGAVIVIEEVGNQGIVDIAATNAESIEIAVARIKAIACKPEVGEIYEGVVKTITAFGAFVEFLPGKDGLLHVSEIDHKRVEKVEDVLKEGDRVRVKLIDIDPKTGKFKLSRKVLLPKPEGMEQNDRQNRGERQDRGERQDRGPRQDRGDRPHRDRGPRPERKENQE, translated from the coding sequence ATGAACATTATTGAAAAAAGCATTACCCTGAAAGATGGTCGGGTAATAACATTGGAAACCGGAAAATTAGCCAAACAAGCGGACGGTGCTGTCATGCTGAAAATGGGCAACACGATGTTGTTGGCTACGGTTTGTTCCGCGCAAGAGGCAGGTCCGGACGTGGACTTCATGCCTTTGTCGGTAGATTATAAAGAAAAATTTTCAGCGGTAGGACGTTTCCCCGGTGGTTTCACCCGTAGAGAGGGAAGAGCTTCCGATTACGAGATTTTGGTATCCCGTCTGATTGACCGGGCTCTGAGACCTTTGTTCCCGGATGATTATCATGCGGAAACTTTCGTGCAGGTAACGTTGTACTCGGCTGATGAAGAGTCTATGCCGGATTGTTTGGCCGGATTGGCTGCCTCTGCAGCTATTGCCGTGAGTGATATTCCTTTCCACGGTCCTATTTCCGAGGTACGTGTAGCTCGTGTAAACGGGGAGTTGATGATTAACCCGACGAAGAGCGAGTTGGCAACTGCCGATTTGGATATTATGGTTGCTGCAACCTACGAGAATATCATGATGGTTGAGGGTGAGATGAACGAGGTTTCCGAGAAAGAAATGCTCGACGCTATTAAATTTGCTCATGAAGCTATTAAAGATCATTGTTTGGTTCAAATGGAATTGGCAAAAGCCGTGAATAAAGAAAAACGGGCTTATTGTCATGAAGTGAATGATGAAGAGTTGCGTAAAGACATCTGGGCTAAATGCTACGATAAAGCGTATGCCGTTGCCCGTCAATGTAATGCCGACAAGCATTTACGCGAAAAGTTATTTACCGAGGTGAAAGAAGAGTATCTGGAATCACTTCCGGAAGAAGAGAGGGAGGCGAAGAAGAATATGGTTTCCCGTTATTATCATGACGTGGAGAAAGAGGCTGTACGGAGAATGATTTTGGATGAGGGGTTACGTCTGGATGGACGTACGACCGAACAGATTCGCCCGATCTGGTGTGAGGCCGGACCTCTTCCGGGACCTCATGGTTCTTCTATCTTTACCCGCGGTGAAACGCAGTCTTTGTCCACGGTAACTTTAGGAACCAAGCTGGATGAAAAGATTATAGATGAGGCTACTGAACAAGGAAAAGAAAAATTCTTGTTGCACTATAACTTCCCGCCGTTCTCAACGGGAGAGGCGAAAGCTAGTCGTGGTGTGGGGCGTCGTGAAGTGGGACATGGTAATTTGGCTCATCGTGCGTTGAAACGTATGTTGCCGGACAACTATCCTTACACGGTACGTGTTGTTTCTGATATTTTGGAATCTAACGGTTCATCTTCCATGGCAACGGTATGCGCCGGAACTTTGGCATTGATGGATGCCGGTATTCCGATCAAGAAACCGGTAACGGGTATCGCTATGGGATTGATCACCGATAACGAGAAATATGCCGTGTTGTCTGACATCTTGGGTGACGAGGATCACTTGGGAGATATGGACTTCAAGGTAACCGGAACGGTAGACGGTATCACCGCCACCCAGATGGATATTAAAGTAGACGGTCTTCCTTACGAGATTCTGGAGAAAGCTCTGGATCAAGCCCGGAGAGGTCGTTTACACATCATGAATATTATTAAGGAAACCTTACCTGAACCTCGTCCTGACTTGAAACCGCACGCGCCGCGTATGGTTACGCTTACGGTGGATAAGGATCAGATCGGAGCGATCATTGGCCCCGGAGGAAAGATTATTCAGGATATTCAGGAGAAATCCGGAGCGGTTATCGTTATTGAAGAAGTGGGTAATCAGGGTATCGTGGATATTGCTGCCACCAATGCAGAATCTATCGAGATTGCCGTTGCCCGCATCAAGGCTATTGCTTGCAAACCTGAAGTCGGAGAGATTTACGAGGGAGTTGTAAAGACAATCACCGCTTTCGGTGCTTTCGTGGAGTTCTTGCCGGGTAAAGACGGTTTGTTGCACGTGTCCGAGATCGATCACAAACGCGTAGAGAAAGTGGAGGATGTATTGAAAGAGGGAGATCGGGTACGTGTGAAATTGATCGATATTGATCCGAAAACCGGAAAATTCAAACTTTCCCGTAAGGTGTTGTTGCCTAAACCGGAAGGTATGGAGCAAAACGATCGTCAAAATCGCGGCGAGCGCCAAGATAGAGGCGAACGTCAAGATCGCGGACCTAGACAAGATCGGGGAGATCGTCCCCATCGGGACAGAGGTCCTAGACCGGAAAGAAAAGAAAATCAAGAATAG
- the rpsO gene encoding 30S ribosomal protein S15 → MYLTSEKKEELFSQYGKSNKDTGSVESQVALFSYRIAHLTEHLKKNHKDFATQRSLIKLVGKRRALLDYMKKRDIDRYRAIVKALNLRK, encoded by the coding sequence ATGTATTTGACATCAGAAAAGAAAGAAGAACTTTTTTCACAGTACGGGAAGTCTAATAAAGATACCGGCTCTGTTGAGTCACAAGTAGCTTTATTTTCCTACCGTATCGCTCATTTAACTGAGCATTTAAAGAAAAACCACAAAGATTTCGCTACTCAAAGATCTTTGATTAAATTGGTTGGAAAACGTAGAGCGTTGCTTGATTACATGAAGAAGAGAGATATCGATAGATATCGTGCTATCGTTAAAGCATTGAATTTACGTAAATAA
- a CDS encoding DUF1573 domain-containing protein, whose amino-acid sequence MKIFIYVILLFIPTLSFAQRAKIAFEKTTFNMGLVQENGGKVTHEFKFTNKGKAPLLIKFIETTCGCTTPKWNRKPIPPGDSSVITVTFNPKDRPGVFSKKIIVYTNATPPNIVLRLEGEVITKSVDIPTTYPIVVGNLRFTTDTIHLKQAETKHQIINMINTGKKNISILSIFKPDYLEVDCTPLTLGKEMMGNLIIRYLPKHADKIKPDDYVLIKTDQGTTHKFMISNK is encoded by the coding sequence ATGAAGATATTTATATATGTAATATTACTTTTCATCCCCACGCTATCATTCGCTCAACGAGCCAAGATCGCGTTCGAAAAGACCACGTTCAACATGGGACTCGTGCAGGAAAACGGGGGAAAAGTAACTCACGAATTTAAATTTACAAACAAAGGGAAAGCTCCCTTGTTGATAAAATTTATTGAAACCACGTGTGGTTGCACTACTCCCAAATGGAACAGGAAACCCATTCCTCCCGGAGACAGTAGCGTGATCACCGTCACGTTCAACCCGAAAGATCGCCCCGGCGTGTTCTCGAAAAAGATTATCGTGTACACGAACGCCACTCCCCCGAACATCGTATTGCGTTTAGAAGGAGAAGTCATCACGAAATCGGTTGACATCCCGACAACCTACCCCATCGTGGTGGGTAACTTACGTTTCACCACGGACACGATCCACTTAAAACAGGCAGAGACGAAACACCAAATCATAAACATGATCAACACGGGTAAAAAGAACATATCGATCCTGTCGATTTTCAAACCCGACTACTTAGAAGTGGACTGTACCCCTCTCACGTTGGGCAAGGAAATGATGGGTAATCTCATCATCCGGTATCTCCCGAAACACGCGGACAAGATCAAGCCGGATGATTACGTCCTCATCAAAACAGATCAGGGAACGACACACAAGTTCATGATCTCGAACAAGTAA
- a CDS encoding endonuclease MutS2 translates to MIYPENFESKIKFDKIRQLISNNCLSDMGRELVSAIKFSTDAGWIETSLAETSEFMRICQEEENFPVSYYHDARPFLLRIKVEGLFLEVNELVVLKNSLESLNAIMRFFNTKQEVYPHLVARAGDVRVFPYILQRLDSIVSKFGTIKDTASPALGNIRHSIAKKQSGISRRMQSLLQKAQEEGWADKDSNIAIRDGRMVIPVPAAFKRKLNGIVHDESTTGKTSYIEPAEIIETNNEIRELQLEEKREITRILRQFADDLRPYIYDLIPAYDFMAFVDFVRAKALFAIRVNAIVPLFEDTPSMLWYRAKHPLLYLSLKANGKEVVPLDIEINEDQRIILISGPNAGGKSVCLQTAGLLQYMFQCGVPVPVEESSKFGIFHKILIDMGDEQSLENDLSTYSSHLVNMKNFIRYASRDTLILIDEFGTGTEPMLGGAIAEAILNALNNNQTRGVITTHYTNLKHFASSASGIANGAMLYDSHRMLPLFQLEIGKPGSSFAFEIAKKIGLPKEILDDAASKIGEDRVNFDKHLKEILRDKRYWEEKRKRIHENEKRLEEVLERYKKELDDASKLRKTIIQEAQEKAKELISGANKTIENTIRQIKESQAEKEQTRLVRQTFEEEKRRLLFSEEEEEERLKRKIEKLKNREKKQKEKGKRTQTSTSEETDQQQQAPTFSKGDLVQLDNKAVGEIIEINEKNAVIALGGLMTTVKVERLSKISNSAAKKITQNRMPRPSSNYLENISQKRMDFKPEIDVRGLRGDEALMKVSEFIDNAVMLNMKDLRILHGTGTGALRQIIRDFLKTNPVVGSCGDEHVQMGGSGITVVKLDI, encoded by the coding sequence ATGATTTATCCCGAAAATTTTGAATCTAAAATAAAATTCGACAAAATAAGACAACTTATCAGCAATAACTGCCTGAGTGACATGGGCCGGGAACTGGTCAGCGCCATCAAGTTCTCCACCGATGCCGGATGGATCGAAACCTCTTTGGCCGAAACCTCCGAATTCATGCGGATCTGTCAAGAGGAAGAGAACTTCCCGGTTTCCTATTACCATGATGCCCGTCCCTTCTTGTTGCGTATAAAAGTAGAGGGTTTGTTTCTGGAAGTAAACGAGCTGGTTGTCTTAAAAAATTCACTGGAGTCGCTGAACGCCATCATGCGGTTCTTCAACACCAAACAAGAAGTTTACCCTCATCTGGTAGCCCGGGCCGGAGACGTACGGGTATTCCCCTATATCCTGCAACGTCTGGACTCGATCGTTTCAAAATTCGGGACAATCAAGGATACCGCCTCACCCGCTTTAGGCAACATACGTCATAGCATTGCTAAAAAGCAATCCGGAATCTCCCGACGTATGCAATCCCTGTTGCAGAAAGCACAGGAGGAAGGATGGGCCGACAAGGACAGCAACATTGCTATCCGGGACGGTAGAATGGTGATTCCCGTGCCTGCCGCCTTCAAGCGGAAATTAAATGGTATCGTGCATGATGAATCCACCACCGGGAAAACCTCTTATATCGAACCCGCGGAAATCATCGAGACGAACAATGAAATCCGGGAACTACAACTAGAAGAAAAACGGGAAATCACCCGTATTCTCCGGCAATTTGCCGACGATTTGCGTCCTTATATATATGACCTGATTCCGGCCTATGATTTCATGGCATTCGTGGATTTCGTGCGAGCAAAAGCACTCTTTGCCATCCGGGTGAATGCCATCGTCCCCCTTTTTGAAGATACCCCTTCCATGCTATGGTACAGGGCAAAGCATCCCCTACTCTACCTAAGCTTGAAAGCAAACGGGAAAGAGGTTGTTCCCTTGGATATTGAAATAAATGAAGATCAGCGAATCATCCTAATTTCCGGTCCTAACGCGGGTGGTAAATCCGTCTGCCTGCAAACAGCCGGTTTATTACAATATATGTTCCAATGCGGCGTACCCGTACCCGTGGAAGAATCCAGTAAATTCGGGATATTCCACAAAATACTCATTGACATGGGAGACGAACAGTCTCTTGAAAATGATTTGAGTACATACAGCTCGCATCTGGTAAACATGAAGAATTTCATCCGTTACGCCTCGCGGGATACGCTTATCCTGATCGACGAGTTCGGTACGGGAACCGAACCCATGCTGGGCGGAGCGATAGCTGAAGCCATTTTAAATGCTTTAAATAATAACCAAACGAGAGGTGTCATCACGACACACTACACCAATTTAAAACATTTTGCCTCTTCAGCTTCCGGAATTGCAAACGGGGCCATGCTTTATGACAGCCATCGGATGTTGCCGCTTTTCCAACTGGAGATCGGGAAACCGGGTTCGTCTTTTGCATTCGAAATCGCCAAGAAAATCGGGTTACCCAAAGAGATTTTGGACGATGCCGCCAGCAAGATCGGTGAAGACCGGGTAAATTTCGACAAGCACTTGAAAGAAATCCTACGGGATAAACGTTACTGGGAAGAAAAACGGAAACGCATCCATGAAAATGAAAAACGCTTGGAAGAAGTGCTGGAGCGTTATAAAAAAGAACTGGACGATGCCTCCAAACTCCGGAAAACAATCATCCAAGAAGCCCAAGAGAAAGCCAAAGAACTCATCTCCGGGGCGAACAAAACGATAGAAAATACCATCCGGCAAATCAAAGAAAGTCAAGCCGAAAAGGAGCAAACCCGACTGGTTCGCCAAACATTCGAGGAAGAAAAACGACGGTTACTGTTCAGCGAAGAAGAAGAGGAAGAACGACTGAAGAGAAAAATCGAGAAATTGAAAAACCGGGAAAAGAAACAAAAGGAAAAAGGGAAACGCACCCAAACCTCCACGTCGGAAGAGACCGATCAACAGCAACAGGCGCCGACTTTCAGCAAAGGAGATCTCGTGCAACTGGATAATAAAGCCGTGGGTGAAATTATCGAAATTAACGAGAAAAACGCGGTTATCGCTCTCGGCGGTCTCATGACTACCGTGAAAGTGGAACGCCTCTCGAAAATATCGAACAGTGCTGCCAAGAAAATCACGCAAAACAGGATGCCACGCCCCTCTTCCAATTATCTGGAAAACATCAGCCAGAAACGCATGGATTTCAAACCGGAGATCGACGTACGAGGACTACGGGGAGACGAGGCGCTCATGAAAGTATCGGAATTCATTGACAATGCCGTCATGCTAAACATGAAAGACCTCCGTATCTTACATGGAACAGGTACAGGAGCCCTTCGGCAAATCATACGGGATTTTTTAAAGACCAATCCGGTCGTGGGTTCCTGCGGGGATGAACATGTACAAATGGGAGGCTCGGGAATTACCGTGGTGAAACTGGATATATAA
- a CDS encoding helix-turn-helix domain-containing protein yields the protein MKLDIGEIIRQEFEKSGLSASQFARMINKERTLVYHLFKRQSIDTDLLYQICMVLNVDLFSLFSEKLRQENNIIGACHSQKAESVSSKRKIMLEIELDDEEYQKMIQKALNI from the coding sequence ATGAAATTGGATATAGGAGAGATTATAAGGCAAGAGTTCGAGAAAAGTGGTTTGAGTGCCAGCCAGTTCGCTCGTATGATTAACAAAGAAAGGACGTTGGTATATCATCTTTTCAAGCGTCAATCTATTGATACAGATTTGTTGTATCAGATTTGCATGGTGTTGAATGTGGACTTGTTTAGTCTGTTCTCGGAGAAGTTGAGACAAGAAAATAATATTATTGGGGCATGTCATTCCCAAAAAGCCGAGAGTGTATCGTCCAAACGGAAGATTATGCTGGAGATAGAATTGGATGATGAAGAGTATCAAAAAATGATCCAAAAAGCATTGAACATATAG